In Burkholderia gladioli, a genomic segment contains:
- the cysM gene encoding cysteine synthase CysM has translation MAYKTIEDTIGNTPLVQLVRLPDDEIRARNNVILAKLEGNNPAGSVKDRPALSMIRKAEERGRIKPGDTLIEATSGNTGIALAMAAAIRGYKMVLIMPEDLSVERRQSMAAYGAEIMLTPVKGGMEFARDLADQMQREGKGVILDQFANPDNPLAHYETTGPEIWRDTEGRVTHFVSAMGTTGTIMGTSLFLKEKSERIEIVGAQPEEGSRIPGIRKWPEAYMPKIFDRSRVDRVENVSQAASEAMARKLAAVEGIFCGISSGGACEVAMRIARQVENATIVFIVCDRGDRYLSTGVFPA, from the coding sequence ATGGCTTACAAAACTATCGAAGACACGATCGGCAACACGCCGCTCGTGCAACTCGTCCGGCTGCCGGACGACGAGATTCGCGCTCGCAACAACGTGATCCTGGCCAAGCTCGAAGGGAACAACCCGGCCGGCTCGGTGAAGGACCGGCCCGCGCTGTCGATGATCCGCAAGGCCGAGGAACGCGGGCGCATCAAGCCGGGCGACACGCTGATCGAGGCGACCAGCGGCAACACCGGCATCGCGCTGGCGATGGCCGCGGCGATCCGCGGCTACAAGATGGTGCTGATCATGCCCGAGGATCTCTCGGTCGAGCGCCGCCAGAGCATGGCCGCCTATGGCGCCGAGATCATGCTGACGCCGGTCAAGGGCGGCATGGAGTTCGCGCGCGACCTGGCCGACCAGATGCAGCGCGAAGGCAAGGGCGTGATCCTCGACCAGTTCGCGAATCCCGACAATCCGCTCGCGCACTACGAAACCACCGGCCCCGAGATCTGGCGCGACACCGAAGGCCGCGTCACGCACTTCGTGTCGGCGATGGGCACCACCGGCACCATCATGGGCACCTCGCTGTTCCTCAAGGAGAAGAGCGAGCGTATCGAGATCGTCGGCGCGCAGCCGGAGGAAGGCTCGCGCATCCCCGGCATCCGCAAGTGGCCCGAGGCCTACATGCCGAAGATCTTCGACCGCAGCCGGGTCGACCGCGTCGAGAACGTGAGCCAGGCCGCCTCGGAAGCGATGGCGCGCAAGCTCGCGGCCGTCGAGGGCATCTTCTGCGGCATCTCCTCGGGCGGCGCCTGCGAGGTGGCGATGCGGATCGCGCGCCAGGTCGAGAACGCGACCATCGTCTTCATCGTCTGCGATCGTGGCGATCGTTACCTGTCGACGGGCGTGTTCCCGGCCTGA